From the genome of Desulfovibrio aminophilus, one region includes:
- a CDS encoding FAD-dependent oxidoreductase encodes MEVKHLIIGAGPTGLGAAHRLRELGEESFLVLEKNAHPGGLSASFRDAAGFTWDIGGHVLFSHYPYFDRLVGGLLSGEYLEHQRESWVRACGGWVPYPFQNNVRHLPRAERWECVRGLLPGKRPEGRPENFRQWIECVFGRGIADIFMLPYNFKVWATPPELMDFTWIGERVSVVDLEGVLKNILLELDDVAWGPNNTFRFPLRGGTGEIFRRLAVRVEDKVRYGADLVRLDARGRTARTADGQEVRYETLLNTAPLDLLAGRWLADPEPELVEAASALVHNGVYVAGVGLPSSGAADSRCWMYFPGDETPFYRTTNFHNYSPNNPAAPDQRALMCETSFSARKPEAASGLMARTEAGLAACGLMAAGEGARALTRWETVVDYGYPVPCLGRDQALQTIQPRLEARGIFSRGRFGGWKYEVGNMDHSVMQGVEWAERMVQGLPERTYSL; translated from the coding sequence GTGGAAGTGAAGCACCTCATCATCGGAGCCGGTCCCACGGGCCTCGGCGCGGCCCACCGGCTGCGCGAACTGGGCGAGGAATCCTTCCTGGTCCTGGAAAAAAATGCCCACCCCGGCGGCCTGTCGGCCAGCTTCCGCGACGCGGCCGGGTTCACCTGGGACATCGGGGGCCATGTCCTCTTCTCCCACTATCCCTATTTCGACAGACTGGTGGGCGGCCTGCTCTCCGGGGAATACCTGGAGCACCAGCGCGAGTCCTGGGTCCGCGCCTGCGGCGGCTGGGTGCCCTATCCCTTCCAGAACAACGTCCGCCACCTGCCCCGGGCCGAGCGCTGGGAGTGCGTGCGCGGGCTGCTGCCGGGCAAGCGGCCCGAGGGGCGGCCGGAGAATTTCCGGCAGTGGATCGAGTGCGTCTTCGGCCGGGGCATCGCGGACATCTTCATGCTGCCTTACAACTTCAAGGTCTGGGCCACGCCGCCGGAACTCATGGACTTCACCTGGATCGGCGAGCGGGTGAGCGTGGTGGACCTGGAGGGCGTGCTCAAGAACATCCTCCTGGAGCTGGACGACGTGGCCTGGGGCCCGAACAACACCTTCAGGTTCCCGCTGCGCGGCGGCACGGGCGAGATTTTCCGCCGTCTGGCCGTCCGGGTGGAGGACAAGGTGCGCTACGGCGCGGACCTGGTCCGGTTGGACGCCCGGGGCCGGACCGCACGCACGGCCGACGGCCAGGAGGTGCGCTACGAAACGCTCCTGAACACCGCGCCCCTGGACCTCCTGGCCGGGCGCTGGCTGGCCGATCCCGAGCCGGAGCTGGTGGAGGCCGCCTCCGCCCTGGTCCACAACGGGGTCTATGTGGCCGGGGTGGGCCTGCCGTCCTCGGGCGCGGCCGACAGCCGCTGCTGGATGTATTTCCCCGGCGACGAGACGCCCTTCTACCGGACCACCAACTTCCACAACTACTCGCCCAACAACCCGGCCGCGCCGGACCAGCGGGCGCTCATGTGCGAGACGAGCTTCTCGGCGCGCAAGCCCGAGGCCGCGTCCGGTCTCATGGCCCGCACCGAGGCCGGTCTCGCGGCCTGCGGCCTGATGGCCGCCGGGGAGGGCGCCCGGGCCCTGACCCGCTGGGAGACGGTGGTGGACTACGGCTACCCCGTGCCTTGCCTTGGCCGCGACCAGGCGCTACAGACCATACAGCCGAGGCTGGAGGCCCGGGGAATCTTCTCCCGCGGCCGCTTCGGCGGCTGGAAGTACGAGGTGGGCAACATGGACCATTCCGTCATGCAGGGCGTGGAATGGGCCGAACGCATGGTCCAGGGCCTGCCGGAGCGCACCTATTCCCTGTAA
- a CDS encoding Xaa-Pro peptidase family protein, whose product MTVFEQRRQALKESLRERGLPALLVSHAANRWYLSGFELADSQCNESAGWLVITAHGGDTLLTDPRFEEAARRVWPDEIVIYSSRKMDVVGAFLKSLGLPALGFEPRALCVRDYERLRECVTLTPTENLVEDLRVIKDADEIRRMEASCALNERVMLALPERLVPGMTEAEAAWEVERLFREGGASGLAFPTIVGAGVNAALPHAEPGQDRLPEQGLVLVDAGGRLEAYCSDQTRTFWLGPDSSDRFRHVLDLVREAQRRAIAYIRPGTPIAESYNLVRRFFGEHGVADRFTHGLGHGVGLETHEAPSLSSLSRDVFRPGMVVTVEPGLYWPDWGGVRWEHMVLVTEDGCRTL is encoded by the coding sequence GTGACCGTTTTCGAACAGCGCCGCCAGGCGCTCAAGGAGAGTCTTCGCGAGCGGGGCCTGCCCGCCCTGCTCGTGTCCCACGCCGCCAACCGCTGGTACCTCTCCGGCTTCGAGCTGGCCGACTCGCAGTGCAACGAGTCGGCGGGCTGGCTGGTGATCACGGCCCACGGCGGCGACACCCTGCTCACCGACCCCCGCTTCGAGGAAGCCGCCCGCCGAGTCTGGCCCGATGAGATCGTCATCTACTCCTCGCGCAAGATGGACGTGGTCGGGGCCTTCCTCAAATCCCTGGGCCTCCCCGCCTTGGGCTTCGAGCCCCGCGCCCTCTGCGTGCGCGACTACGAGCGGCTGCGCGAGTGCGTCACCCTGACCCCCACCGAGAACCTGGTGGAAGACCTGCGGGTCATCAAGGACGCGGACGAGATCCGGCGCATGGAGGCCTCCTGCGCCCTGAACGAGCGGGTCATGCTGGCCCTGCCGGAGCGGCTCGTCCCGGGCATGACCGAGGCCGAGGCGGCCTGGGAGGTGGAGAGGCTCTTCCGCGAGGGCGGGGCCTCGGGCCTGGCCTTTCCGACCATCGTGGGCGCGGGCGTGAACGCGGCCCTGCCCCACGCCGAGCCCGGCCAGGACCGCCTGCCCGAACAGGGGCTCGTGCTCGTGGACGCGGGCGGCCGCCTGGAGGCCTACTGCTCGGACCAGACCCGCACCTTCTGGCTCGGGCCCGACTCCTCGGACCGCTTCCGCCACGTCCTGGACCTCGTGCGCGAGGCCCAGCGCCGGGCCATCGCATACATCCGCCCGGGCACGCCCATCGCCGAGTCCTACAACCTGGTCCGGCGCTTCTTCGGGGAGCACGGCGTGGCCGACCGCTTCACCCACGGCCTGGGCCACGGCGTGGGCCTGGAGACCCACGAGGCCCCCAGCCTGTCGAGCCTGAGCCGGGACGTGTTCCGGCCGGGCATGGTGGTCACGGTGGAGCCGGGCCTGTACTGGCCGGACTGGGGCGGAGTGCGCTGGGAGCACATGGTCCTGGTCACGGAAGACGGCTGCCGGACGCTCTGA
- a CDS encoding glycosyltransferase encodes MHAAYFTVLARGLAGELDILSLPEVLDHLDNHQVHFLLDRAVTGCYASRLGRDPGLAADPAALAALIRLLDLRARLQPFDIGALRALGRLAGRPDRTARAELLERLDAEPRGLRDLLALHDMDLSPEEARRETESVLRALLRAYPAYIQVADLLLDLDFRDGRDPGDWTASFRCPEPLEGVWRRHLFAHHARLGLDRAASRLWESLPAEDRDETLENLAAELFLRQGGRAEAKALYRSSLSRDPSQTPVRLRLGELENPTPVRPELLDERRVVVCLYSFNKAAMLARTLEGLAGTDLGRARVRVLLNGCSDDSRERVEGVLPRFGGRDATILDLPVNVGAPQARNWLAALPECREADFVAYLDDDVDVPRDWLARLLTVLEEAPDAGVAGCKVVHTGHPARLQYLYRAVSPVIRPDLFKLVMSTPEGQPDPGVYDFARSTMNVMGCCHVLRADVLREHPFDIRFSPSQIDDIDHDLQVCLAGRRVLYTGLVTCVHHQNSGFSGTAGKSLSRAQAGNIIGNDLKLCAKHLEHQERLRELSRVDRERARSGADWRGERA; translated from the coding sequence ATGCACGCCGCCTATTTCACCGTCCTGGCCCGGGGCTTGGCCGGCGAGCTGGACATCCTGAGCCTGCCCGAGGTCCTGGACCACCTGGACAACCACCAGGTCCATTTCCTCCTGGACCGGGCCGTGACCGGTTGCTACGCCTCGCGCCTGGGGCGCGACCCGGGGCTGGCCGCCGACCCGGCGGCCCTGGCGGCCCTGATCCGGCTGCTGGACCTGCGCGCGCGGCTCCAGCCCTTCGACATCGGGGCGCTCAGGGCCCTGGGGCGTCTGGCCGGGCGGCCGGACCGCACGGCCCGGGCCGAGCTCCTGGAACGCCTGGACGCCGAACCGCGGGGCCTGCGCGACCTGCTGGCCCTGCACGACATGGACCTGTCCCCGGAGGAGGCGCGCCGCGAGACCGAGTCCGTGCTGCGGGCCCTGCTGCGGGCCTATCCCGCCTACATCCAGGTCGCGGACCTGCTCCTCGATCTGGACTTCCGCGACGGCCGGGACCCCGGGGACTGGACCGCGTCCTTCCGCTGTCCCGAGCCCCTGGAGGGAGTCTGGCGACGGCATCTCTTCGCCCACCACGCCCGCCTGGGGCTGGACCGGGCCGCGTCGCGGCTCTGGGAGTCCCTGCCCGCCGAGGACCGCGACGAGACCCTGGAGAACCTGGCCGCCGAGCTGTTCCTCCGCCAGGGGGGCCGCGCGGAGGCCAAGGCCCTGTACCGCTCGTCCCTGTCCCGCGATCCCTCCCAGACGCCGGTGCGCCTGCGCCTCGGCGAGCTGGAGAACCCCACCCCGGTGCGGCCGGAGCTTCTGGACGAGCGCCGGGTGGTGGTCTGCCTGTACTCCTTCAACAAGGCCGCCATGCTGGCCCGGACGCTGGAGGGGCTGGCGGGGACGGACCTGGGCCGGGCCCGGGTGCGCGTGCTGCTCAACGGCTGCTCCGACGATTCCCGGGAACGCGTGGAGGGCGTGCTGCCGCGCTTCGGCGGACGGGACGCAACGATCCTCGACCTGCCGGTGAACGTGGGCGCGCCCCAGGCCCGCAACTGGCTGGCGGCCCTGCCCGAATGCCGGGAGGCCGATTTCGTGGCCTATCTGGACGACGACGTGGACGTGCCCCGGGACTGGCTGGCCCGGCTGCTCACGGTGCTGGAGGAGGCCCCGGACGCGGGCGTGGCGGGCTGCAAGGTGGTCCACACCGGGCACCCGGCCCGGCTCCAGTACCTCTACCGGGCCGTGTCCCCGGTCATCCGGCCGGACCTGTTCAAGCTGGTCATGTCCACGCCCGAGGGCCAGCCCGACCCCGGGGTGTATGACTTCGCCCGCTCGACCATGAACGTCATGGGCTGCTGCCACGTGCTGCGCGCCGACGTTCTGCGCGAGCATCCCTTCGACATCCGCTTCAGCCCCTCGCAGATCGACGACATCGACCATGACCTGCAGGTCTGCCTCGCGGGCCGCCGCGTGCTGTACACCGGGCTGGTGACCTGCGTGCACCACCAGAACTCGGGCTTTTCCGGCACCGCAGGCAAGAGCCTGTCCCGGGCCCAGGCCGGGAACATCATCGGCAACGACCTGAAGCTCTGCGCCAAGCACCTGGAGCACCAGGAGCGGCTGCGGGAGCTGTCCCGGGTCGACCGGGAGCGGGCCCGGAGCGGGGCGGACTGGCGCGGGGAGCGGGCGTGA
- a CDS encoding DUF4911 domain-containing protein, protein MRRGRGKPAGPPPRWSSRLYVRVEPSRIALFRFLLEAHDNLALFSVADRRKGILQLNFSPDQDAEVRAFLARVQAETGVETVLDPGRD, encoded by the coding sequence GTGAGGCGCGGGCGCGGAAAACCCGCCGGACCGCCGCCGAGGTGGTCGTCGCGGCTCTACGTGCGCGTGGAGCCCAGCCGGATCGCCCTGTTCCGGTTCCTGCTGGAGGCCCACGACAACCTGGCCCTGTTCAGCGTGGCCGACAGGCGGAAGGGGATTCTGCAGCTGAACTTCAGCCCGGACCAGGACGCCGAGGTGCGGGCCTTCCTGGCGCGGGTCCAGGCCGAGACCGGGGTGGAGACGGTGCTCGACCCCGGGCGGGACTAG
- a CDS encoding fused MFS/spermidine synthase has translation MLEVAVFLCGAVVMVIELAGSRILAPALGTSLVVWTSLIGVILAALSLGAWWGGRLADRRPESRRLSRIILLAAFCTAAVALTKGFVLDFLQAGNGLRLAAVAAVLALFAPPALLLGMVAPFAVRLRLLDPARGGRTAGDLYALSTLGSIAGTFLAGFVLIAWVGSTNIILLMAAVLALAATCVHPPSWRPGLVSLGLFLALLLLARAADARLARGGFLDTDTPYGRVIVCLAREEGTDRLMRAMITGPGARQSAMYLDDPQALALPYTRFYRLAGHFAPDMGRMLVLGGGGYSFPKFALAAHPGLRLDVVELDPGVTALAREHFGLRDDPRLRILEEDARTFLNRNAERYDAILCDVFNTDHAVPFHLTTVETVRRLRASLTDNGVVLVNMLSSMSGDRGRLYRAIFATYAAVFPRVRAYAVENPADPGLWQNVILAAFADPAAADRPSPDPGLAAMLAARVQDPEADLPVLTDAYAPVDRYAGRPPRPSAFDSPARGN, from the coding sequence ATGCTTGAGGTCGCGGTCTTTCTCTGCGGAGCCGTGGTCATGGTCATCGAGCTGGCCGGTTCGCGCATCCTGGCTCCCGCCCTGGGGACCTCGCTGGTGGTCTGGACCAGCCTCATCGGCGTCATCCTCGCGGCCCTGAGCCTGGGGGCCTGGTGGGGCGGACGGTTGGCCGACCGGCGGCCCGAATCCCGGCGTCTCTCCCGGATCATCCTTCTGGCGGCCTTCTGCACCGCCGCCGTGGCCCTGACCAAGGGCTTCGTGCTCGACTTCCTCCAGGCCGGAAACGGGCTGCGCCTGGCGGCCGTGGCCGCCGTGCTGGCCCTCTTCGCCCCACCGGCCCTGCTCCTGGGCATGGTCGCGCCCTTCGCCGTGCGCCTGCGGCTGCTCGATCCCGCGCGCGGCGGCCGCACGGCGGGCGACCTCTACGCCCTGTCCACCCTGGGCAGCATCGCCGGAACCTTCCTGGCCGGATTCGTGCTCATCGCCTGGGTCGGCAGCACGAACATCATCCTGCTCATGGCCGCCGTGCTGGCCCTGGCCGCCACCTGCGTCCACCCGCCGTCCTGGAGGCCCGGGCTGGTCTCCCTGGGCCTCTTCCTGGCCCTGCTCCTGCTGGCCCGCGCGGCCGACGCCCGCCTGGCCCGGGGCGGCTTCCTGGACACGGACACGCCCTACGGCCGGGTCATCGTCTGCCTCGCCCGCGAGGAGGGCACGGACCGGCTCATGCGGGCCATGATCACCGGCCCCGGGGCGCGCCAGTCCGCCATGTACCTGGACGACCCCCAGGCCCTGGCCCTGCCCTACACCCGCTTCTACCGCCTGGCCGGGCACTTCGCCCCGGACATGGGCCGGATGCTCGTGCTCGGCGGCGGAGGCTACTCCTTTCCCAAGTTCGCCCTGGCCGCCCACCCGGGGCTGCGCCTGGACGTCGTGGAGCTGGACCCCGGGGTCACGGCCCTGGCCCGGGAGCACTTCGGCCTGCGCGACGACCCGCGCCTGCGCATCCTGGAGGAGGACGCCCGGACCTTCCTCAACCGCAACGCCGAACGCTACGACGCCATCCTCTGCGACGTCTTCAACACCGACCACGCCGTGCCCTTCCACCTGACCACCGTGGAGACGGTCCGCCGCCTGCGCGCCTCGCTCACGGACAACGGCGTGGTGCTGGTGAACATGCTCTCCTCCATGTCCGGCGACCGGGGCCGTCTCTACCGGGCTATCTTCGCCACCTACGCGGCGGTCTTTCCCCGCGTGCGGGCCTACGCCGTGGAGAACCCGGCCGATCCCGGGCTGTGGCAGAACGTGATCCTGGCGGCCTTCGCCGATCCGGCGGCGGCCGACCGGCCCTCGCCGGACCCCGGGCTGGCGGCCATGCTGGCGGCCCGCGTCCAGGACCCCGAAGCGGACCTGCCCGTGCTCACCGACGCCTACGCGCCCGTGGACCGATACGCCGGACGGCCGCCGCGCCCCTCGGCATTTGACAGCCCGGCCCGGGGGAATTAG
- a CDS encoding response regulator, producing the protein MDKMKLLIVDDEKDLCRILSDRLHILYGVSPDVAHSGAEAMEMIKKTPYDVVILDIDMPGMDGMETLKQIKAVNAKIQVVMFTGHGTDETRRMAEVLGAFSYVDKIDGLPKLAPMVEGAYRLRKMLEDTYADAALNEYS; encoded by the coding sequence ATGGACAAGATGAAGCTCTTGATCGTGGACGACGAGAAGGATCTCTGCCGGATCCTCTCCGATCGCCTGCACATCCTCTACGGCGTGAGCCCGGACGTGGCCCACTCCGGCGCCGAGGCCATGGAGATGATCAAGAAGACCCCGTACGACGTGGTCATCCTGGACATCGACATGCCCGGCATGGACGGCATGGAGACGCTCAAGCAGATCAAGGCCGTGAACGCCAAGATCCAGGTGGTCATGTTCACGGGCCACGGCACGGACGAGACCCGGCGCATGGCCGAGGTGCTCGGCGCGTTCAGCTACGTGGACAAGATCGACGGCCTGCCCAAGCTGGCCCCCATGGTCGAGGGCGCCTACCGGCTGCGCAAGATGCTCGAGGACACCTACGCCGACGCGGCGCTCAACGAATACTCCTGA
- a CDS encoding sensor histidine kinase, whose protein sequence is MNSVLLVDDERDFADTLAERLRARGFAVRTAYRGEEALEALRRADSEVVVLDLGLPGMDGFEVLRAAHALRPQTEFVLLTADNSLDTAVTGMKLGARDYLVKPAKTEAVARAIEDAADRRRHRQSRLRMTETAKLAALGELAKGVAHEINNPLNIMLNEAGWIEDLLEDKEFTDCAQKPEMLRAVSRIHAQAERCKAITSKLLTLRRAPDAPGAATAPEFLVEVLHRREERARELGVRLETDIPDDFPALPYPPADLELVLSNLADNALDAMSGRGGMLRLGLALEDGEAVMRVSDTGPGVEPSLQQRIFEPFFSTKEVGKGTGLGLAICWSLVEALGGRITLYSEQGRGARFSVRLPMTERKTEGTNG, encoded by the coding sequence ATGAACTCCGTGCTGCTGGTGGACGACGAGCGCGACTTCGCGGACACCCTGGCCGAACGGCTCAGGGCCCGGGGATTCGCCGTGCGCACGGCCTACCGGGGCGAGGAGGCCCTGGAGGCGCTGCGCCGCGCCGACTCCGAGGTCGTGGTCCTGGACCTGGGCCTGCCCGGCATGGACGGCTTCGAGGTCCTGCGCGCGGCCCACGCCCTCCGGCCCCAGACCGAATTCGTCCTGCTCACCGCCGACAACAGCCTGGACACGGCCGTCACCGGCATGAAGCTCGGGGCCAGGGACTACCTGGTCAAGCCCGCCAAGACCGAGGCCGTGGCCCGGGCCATCGAGGACGCCGCCGACCGCCGCCGCCACCGCCAGTCCCGGCTGCGCATGACCGAGACGGCCAAGCTGGCCGCCCTGGGCGAGCTGGCCAAGGGCGTGGCCCACGAGATCAACAACCCGCTGAACATCATGCTCAACGAGGCGGGCTGGATCGAGGACCTGCTGGAGGACAAGGAATTCACGGACTGCGCCCAGAAGCCGGAGATGCTCCGGGCCGTGTCGCGCATCCACGCCCAGGCCGAGCGCTGCAAGGCCATCACCTCCAAGCTCCTGACCCTGCGCCGGGCCCCGGACGCCCCGGGCGCGGCCACCGCGCCGGAGTTCCTGGTGGAGGTGCTCCACCGCCGCGAGGAGCGGGCCCGGGAGCTGGGCGTGCGGTTGGAGACGGACATCCCGGACGATTTTCCCGCCCTGCCCTATCCCCCTGCGGACCTGGAGCTGGTGCTCTCCAACCTGGCGGACAACGCCCTGGACGCCATGAGCGGCCGGGGCGGGATGCTGCGCCTGGGCCTGGCCCTGGAGGACGGCGAGGCGGTCATGCGGGTCTCGGACACCGGGCCCGGCGTGGAGCCCTCGCTCCAGCAACGGATTTTCGAGCCCTTCTTCTCGACCAAGGAGGTCGGCAAGGGCACGGGCCTGGGCCTGGCCATCTGCTGGAGCCTGGTGGAGGCCCTGGGCGGACGCATCACGCTCTACAGCGAACAGGGGCGGGGGGCGCGCTTCAGCGTGCGCCTGCCCATGACGGAACGGAAGACGGAAGGAACCAACGGCTGA
- a CDS encoding response regulator has product MSEIKLLLVDDEEGFVTTLAERLGLRGIEPRVALDGARALELIEEDEPEVMVLDLRMPGMNGAEVLRVVRSRWPAIRVIMLTGHGSEAERETCMGLGAAAYHKKPMDIEELLDSIRAVSRTRGR; this is encoded by the coding sequence ATGTCCGAGATCAAGCTCCTGCTGGTGGACGACGAGGAAGGCTTCGTGACCACCCTGGCCGAACGCCTCGGGCTGCGGGGCATCGAGCCCCGCGTGGCCCTCGACGGCGCGCGGGCCCTGGAGCTGATCGAGGAGGACGAGCCCGAGGTCATGGTCCTGGACCTGCGCATGCCGGGCATGAACGGCGCGGAGGTGCTCCGCGTGGTGCGCTCCCGCTGGCCCGCCATCCGGGTCATCATGCTCACCGGGCACGGCTCCGAGGCCGAGCGCGAGACCTGCATGGGCCTGGGCGCGGCGGCCTACCACAAGAAGCCCATGGACATCGAGGAACTGCTGGACAGCATCCGGGCCGTCTCCCGGACGCGGGGACGCTGA
- a CDS encoding response regulator has translation MDVKDWKILLVDDEVEFVSTLAERLELRGMSPRLAHDGESALKAVAQDPPQVMVLDVMMPGMKGLDVLRRVKESHPKVQVILLTGQGKTRDGIEGMKLGAFFYMMKPLDLDELIAKLGEAVAAGGGA, from the coding sequence ATGGACGTCAAGGACTGGAAGATTCTCCTGGTGGACGACGAGGTGGAGTTCGTCTCCACCCTGGCCGAGCGGCTGGAGCTGCGCGGCATGTCGCCCCGCCTGGCCCACGACGGCGAGTCCGCGCTCAAGGCCGTGGCCCAGGACCCGCCCCAGGTCATGGTCCTGGACGTGATGATGCCGGGCATGAAGGGCCTGGACGTGCTCCGGCGGGTCAAGGAGAGCCATCCAAAGGTGCAGGTCATCCTGCTCACCGGCCAGGGCAAGACCCGCGACGGCATCGAGGGCATGAAGCTGGGCGCGTTCTTCTATATGATGAAACCCCTGGACCTGGACGAGCTCATCGCCAAGCTGGGCGAGGCCGTCGCGGCCGGAGGCGGGGCCTAG
- a CDS encoding PAS domain-containing sensor histidine kinase, with translation MLKNIVGRHIPEPEPENGVDIVSPQRYRILRRKIVALMAVVSILPLLTLAAINYYEHQATLTGEIQNPLRVLVSKTRNSFEIFLAERTSTVSLIASAYPFEDLANEKVLNRIFQVMRREFVGFVDLALIDSKGDLRSYVGPYDLRGRNYAEQAWFHQVSIKGKYMSDVFMGFRKFPHVVIAVQHTGEDGRSWVLRATIDTSQFDRIIAAMSLEPGGDAFLVNREGVLQTDSLLYGKVLDKLPFPMPAPSFETNVVNILTPAGEEAFLSYTYFADADFVLMAVKPRPSVLQTWYSVRIDLLIIFLAGVAAIFVAVYQITNVIIRRLRESDERRLSAIHQMEHTQKLSSIGRLAAGVAHEINNPLAIINEKAGLMRDLIGLRPDFPDKERFLAQVDAIIASVNRGRSITQRMLGFARRMDVKIEPLDINRVLTETMGFLEREAQYRNVSLERELAEGLPPIPSDQGQIQQVFLNVLNNALFAVADGGHIRVVTADLDEHFVAVSIQDDGCGMCEETVKHMFEPFFTTKKDKGTGLGMSITYGIVKRLGGEIQVSSKQGEGTTITILLPKKQAEG, from the coding sequence ATGCTCAAGAACATCGTCGGCCGCCACATCCCGGAGCCCGAGCCGGAAAACGGCGTGGACATCGTCTCGCCGCAACGCTACCGCATCCTGCGCCGCAAGATCGTGGCCCTCATGGCCGTGGTCTCGATCCTGCCGCTGCTGACCCTGGCGGCCATCAACTACTACGAGCACCAGGCCACGCTCACCGGCGAAATCCAGAACCCCCTGCGGGTGCTGGTGAGCAAGACCAGAAATTCTTTTGAAATCTTCCTGGCCGAGCGCACCTCCACCGTGAGCCTCATCGCCTCGGCCTACCCCTTCGAGGACCTGGCCAACGAAAAGGTCCTCAACCGCATCTTCCAGGTCATGCGCCGGGAGTTCGTGGGCTTCGTGGACCTGGCGCTCATCGACTCCAAGGGCGACCTGCGCAGCTACGTGGGGCCCTACGACCTCAGGGGCCGCAACTACGCCGAGCAGGCCTGGTTCCACCAGGTGAGCATCAAGGGCAAGTACATGAGCGACGTGTTCATGGGCTTCCGCAAGTTCCCTCATGTGGTCATCGCCGTGCAGCACACGGGCGAGGACGGCCGCTCCTGGGTCCTGCGGGCCACCATCGACACCTCGCAGTTCGACCGGATCATCGCGGCCATGAGCCTGGAGCCCGGCGGCGACGCCTTCCTGGTCAACCGCGAGGGCGTGCTCCAGACCGATTCCCTGCTCTACGGCAAGGTCCTGGACAAGCTGCCCTTCCCCATGCCCGCGCCGAGCTTCGAGACCAACGTGGTCAACATCCTCACGCCCGCGGGCGAGGAGGCCTTCCTCTCCTACACCTACTTCGCGGACGCGGATTTCGTGCTCATGGCCGTGAAGCCCCGGCCCTCGGTGCTCCAGACCTGGTACTCGGTGCGCATCGACCTGCTGATCATCTTCCTGGCCGGGGTGGCGGCGATCTTCGTGGCCGTCTACCAGATCACCAACGTGATCATCCGGCGGCTGCGCGAGAGCGACGAGCGGCGGCTGAGCGCCATCCACCAGATGGAGCACACCCAGAAGCTCTCCTCCATCGGCCGCCTGGCCGCGGGCGTGGCCCACGAGATCAACAACCCCCTGGCGATCATCAACGAGAAGGCCGGGCTCATGCGCGACCTCATCGGCCTGCGCCCCGACTTCCCGGACAAGGAGCGCTTCCTGGCCCAGGTGGACGCCATCATCGCCTCCGTGAACCGGGGCCGGAGCATCACCCAGCGCATGCTCGGCTTCGCCCGGCGCATGGACGTGAAGATCGAACCCCTGGACATCAACCGGGTGCTCACCGAGACCATGGGCTTCCTGGAGCGCGAGGCCCAGTACCGCAACGTGAGCCTGGAGCGGGAGCTGGCCGAGGGCCTGCCGCCCATCCCCTCGGACCAGGGCCAGATCCAGCAGGTATTCCTGAACGTGCTCAACAACGCCCTGTTCGCCGTGGCCGACGGCGGCCACATCAGGGTGGTCACCGCCGACCTCGACGAGCACTTCGTGGCCGTGTCCATCCAGGACGACGGCTGCGGCATGTGCGAGGAGACGGTCAAGCACATGTTCGAGCCCTTCTTCACCACCAAGAAGGACAAGGGCACGGGCCTGGGCATGTCCATCACCTACGGCATCGTCAAACGCCTCGGCGGCGAGATCCAGGTGAGCAGCAAGCAGGGCGAGGGCACCACCATCACCATCCTGCTGCCCAAGAAGCAGGCGGAGGGCTAG
- a CDS encoding dinitrogenase iron-molybdenum cofactor biosynthesis protein has product MDKKILIALRGDEVAPRFDLATEALMVTLTDQGEIMDRKSLLLAHASGDDLCDLALARDASGVVCGAVEEEYYHYLRWKRVDVLDSVAGPVEDVLRALAGGTLRAGDVLFPREG; this is encoded by the coding sequence GTGGACAAGAAGATTCTCATCGCCCTGCGCGGGGACGAGGTGGCGCCCCGCTTCGACCTGGCCACCGAGGCGCTCATGGTGACCCTCACGGACCAGGGCGAGATCATGGACCGCAAGAGCCTGCTCCTGGCCCACGCCTCCGGCGACGACCTCTGCGACCTGGCCCTGGCGCGCGACGCCTCCGGCGTGGTCTGCGGAGCCGTCGAGGAGGAATACTACCACTATCTGCGCTGGAAGCGCGTGGACGTGCTGGACTCGGTGGCCGGGCCGGTGGAGGACGTTCTCCGGGCCCTGGCCGGGGGAACCCTGCGCGCGGGCGACGTGCTCTTTCCCCGGGAGGGCTGA